The Lasioglossum baleicum chromosome 3, iyLasBale1, whole genome shotgun sequence region AGGGGCAGATAGACAAAAAAAATAAACGTGATGTTTCCTCCCGATATTCTTATCCAATCTTCGTCCTGAAGTACCACAAAAAACAAACACACAAAAGTAATAGTGCTAATGTATTTTACTTAATCTTCATAGCTCTTAATTAATCTCGAGTTTGAATGTTTGCTGCTCTTTGAAGGACAACAAAGGGAAAACAAGGAATCCAAAATAGTTACAATAAACTCAATGGATCTTGTTAGGTTCTAGCCAATCTAGTGTGTTGAATTCTTTGTTTCTCTTCAAAAATGGCCCTAATGGTCCTATATTCCATAGGACATCTATAGTTAGATGTCCCAATCTTGTGTCCCTACCATTGCTTCTTTATAAAATACTGTAAAGTATAGACAGACACGAACAATAAGCTTAGTGTCATCTAAACAATCTTGAATTCAATTGTTTGCTCCTTTTCCAAACATCATAAAGGACACAGAGACACTCGAATACACTCGATTACAAACTGCCCCGCCTCATCCAGAAGGCACCGGCGATCTAAAAACAATCCTAATCATCTCTACAGACCGTCTACGCCCTAATCTTCCAAATAAGGCGGCCCTGCCCAAAGAGCAAACCGATCCGCGAACTCAAGATCGTTTGACAAAGAAGAGTCTCGTCAGGGTAAACGGAGAAACTTTACAAGGGTTCAGATCTCGTTGGAACGATCGGAATCTCCTTCGTCGTGGAAGAAGATCGTGATCGTTCCGTGTAGCGTACCCGAATGGACCCTAGACGCCGGTTTCGTCTAAGATCCATCGGAAATTCTAGGTGTTCGTGGTGTCGTAGCTCTTGTACGTGTAGGAGGACCTCTTGTGTCTGACCGTGCAGAACAGTATCATGCTCGCCACCTGACCAAACAGCTGAAGAAACGCGACTACCAGGCCAACGGTACCGACCACGTGGAGCCTGGTCACCAACCACATCTGAATGGCGGACACGCAGCCTTCTTTGTACCAGTTCTCTTTGTTGAGGCCCTCAGGGTCCGCCCGACCACAGTATCGTTTTCTTTGCATGCAACAGGAGTCGGGAACGCGATCCTCTTTAGGCCATGCGTCAATTTGGAACCAGTCCGTGTAGTCTCGCACGCCGCAGCAGTGGAACTGAAACAATTATTAAAGAATAACAATTTTTCCCGTGCGTGTGCGAACTATTCAGTTGAACAAACAACATGTCACCCCATGTAAGTACCCCGTCATTGAATATGGAACGCATTTTTGTATTGTGCACACGATAACTTCGATGTTGCGTCAGTCGTTCCACAGTCTTGAATTTTTACCCATTCTAgcttattatttaaatacattgtattGTCAGATATGACTGTTTATTCGCGGTCATTACTCATTCTTTTAGTCATGAGGGCATGAgggtatacatataattatggTAGAATATTATTCTAAACATGCACACGGTGAATAAAGTACAGGAATTTACAAactaatatttgaaaattgttggcTGGAAgacaaaaaaaatgaataataaaacgaTGATAACAAAGTCTGATATTTCAATACAGTGGGCTAGCCCAGTggtcggcaaactcattagtcaAAAGAGCCAAATATCAGTAGTACAACGATTTAGATTTCCTTTGAGCGCCAAATTTCATTACAAGAACCCTGCTTTTAGTAATTAGAATTGTATTAAGATATACTattgaattaaaataaaataaatatgttttaaaCACGTCATTCATGGAAGAGCCGCACACAAGAAGTCAAAGTTTGTCGACCACTGGGCTAGCCGAAAAAGAATATGaataactgaaatgaatatattCCATACTATAAACAATTGGTGTATTTATTATTCATAAGACCTACGGATATTTCTATTTTAGAATGATTAAAGAGACTGAAcacgaataagaataagacaatatttttaatgtataAGAGAAATATCTATAAATGCTCTAATTATATCTCGAGACTAATACTTCTATTttataatgaataaataaataaatgcagagaATAATAAAACAATGCTACATTTTGTACGATAAGTGTCTGTGAATGTTCCGATTGTGTTCAACGATGACTACATCTGTTGTAGAATGCAATGCGATATTTTCTCGATCATTCATCACTGAAACACAGTGTAAGGAAGCAATGAATGACACTCGTAGACCGATTCACGTCGCACACAGCAGAATGTCCCCTGCCGGATTAAATGCACTTGTGCAGCCGGTGAACGAGTGAATGCACAGTTCCTCCAATTACGCAAGCATCTCGATGTAATGCTGACCATGCATCTGTAATTTATTGTCGCGTGTGTTTTCGTTTACCGCCATTTCTAATTATGGCCACATTGTTCAGGATGTAACGCAATATTGTCGACAAAACGCCTATGCATTTTTCCATCAAATCGATGCTGCAGATTCGTTTAATGGATACCCTCAAAACGAAGGTATCCATTATAGTTGGTGGGAACCTTGAAAGAGAACTATGCAAACGACACGAAAGTATAGAGTAGGAGAAACTAAACCCTTGTTCTTCATTCGCACTATCCGACACACGGCAAAGTATAATTCGCTACATCCGATTACTCTCTCGGAACGCGATACTTAAGCTGTTTAATACTTTAACTAGTTGATGGAAGAAACCGAACACTTCAACCAACTCTTGCGTCTAAAATTCTTGCACACCGGATCCTATTaactttattttattcgattctAAATAAATTGAATCCGTGCAGTCGCAATTTCAGTCACTGTATCTTTTCTAGAAATGTCTTATGCCAGTTCCCATCTTTATAAGTCACTTATTAACAGATCAGGCACCAATTGACAGCCATAAATTGCTCACCTCCGTGTGTATGTGATCCCAAATGACAGGGATGGTTCCCGGCTCCTTTGTTGTGTTATAGGTGACGTTATAGTGCTTCTCAATGCCGAATAACAGCTCCTGCTTCAAGCTTCTAGACAGGTGTGCCCTGAAGGTGAAGGCTAAAGTGCCGAGCATGAACTCAGCGAGGAACATCAGCATCACCAGGCCGAAATACTGTGGCACAGGAAAAGAGGAATGGGTTGATATGCAAGAAGATTATGAATCATTAtcttgaaaaattattattaataaaattattattattttatcaataataacCTTAAAAATCTTACAGTGTTAATTCCACctcgttaaccccttgcactataatatcgtgtcagactcgtgatgaaaattTCGGACACTATTTACAtactaaatataaaaatgattaactTCCTTTAGATCGAAATAAAAGTCTATTTTATTGTTGTCAATGTATAGTTGTTAGATaacatataggcatacaatagacatagattttcttctttttctaggAAATCACGATCGATAAAGAATGTTCGCGGGCTCGGGTTCTAACCACAGTCACCGTAGAATAAAttgtagtgcaaggggttaacatgattataaaaataaataaacgtcTATCtggttcctgtgtcttgcaattaatacaaacaagtttaattttgcagaaaaatctACATTGATTAAGCATTGACATGTCAGGCACGCCAATGATCATCGATACCAGAGAATCTGAATCCGCAGCGAAGGTGAACCTGCCACGACAACGGAAGAGAACATAACTCTACGAACCGTGATCAGCATGCATCTGGATTGAAACCAGGCACCGCAGCAGCCGAAGAAGGCGATCACGAAGGTCAGGCAACCGGCGGCCAACAGTAAAGAGTCAGCTGACGCGAAACTGTAATACGGCATCAGGGTCATGTAGCCGGAGTATGCCAATCGGAGCCAGAGGCCCGCACCCAAAATTCCGCAAGCGCATAGCTGCAACAGAAGAATTGCACGGGTCAGGAAACGTCGCGGTCTGGAACCGGTCGACCACGCTGTGCGATTTTGCGTGACGGTCGCGGAGGATCGACAGCATTTACTGTTGTTTTTAACTGCTTTATCATTACCGAACGTACGTCAAACCTTCAGGTTTCCTGTCGTTTGCGAAAGCAGTTAAATGATTATCATTGCAATTTGTTACTGGTAAAATATGATTTAAGTTTAAGTTAAAGGGCAAGTTGTGATGTGCAGGTTGTTGAGTtgttttttaattcattttattcACTCTGAAAATTTTAGACATTTCTTattgatgattagactgcggatttttatatgtataaaaaacaAATTGTCTGAGCCTATTGTAAGAGAcagaaattgaaagaaaatgactttttttcgtttaacaattttaataagttggAGATAGCGTAATAATGTTCTTCAAATCTTCCAATGTCTCCACAATATGGTATCTCATctattcattttaattagaaatgcatagaatccgcagtctattgatgattttcataaaattggaaaatatgcTGTGTCGttcgattattttttaattcttcacgAATAATCTTGAGACTTCAAGGTATTTATTGTCATTTGTATTATATACTTcagcacatatacatatattgttcaTATTTTGTCAGAAAACATGCACTTCTTTTATGACCTTGAAGTGACCTTATTGTAGATTAAAGAAAATTATCACGAAAGAATTTCTTTTATCTCCTTACTACAtctccattttttaaaataaatcccCCATAATGCTGAGTCTATGTCTCACCCTCGTTACTTATCACAAtttctaacaaaaatgaatTACAGGGGCTCTCCTAATCAACTCTGAAGCACGTAATTAACTTGGTAAGTAGGGTCCCCTTCTAGTTATCGCTAGTCAAGAGTCTCGGAATCAGGTCAAAGCCAGAAATCAAGCACAAAGGAACGGTAGAAATCGCAATCAGCTTCTCTCGCTCGGTTCAATGATTGCTTTAATCTGCTGTCGTCTCGTACTATCTGATGGCAAATTGCTAAACCGCAGATCTCCTGGAGAGGTCAATATCCCTTCTAATCTCTCTGTCAACTGAGATGTCTCAGGTTCTCCTGGAGAGACCCACAATGTTCCATTGATCACGATAGTTTCCCCTGAAACTGTAGCCAGCGACCGCGAGAAACGAAAAGACTCGGAAACGTGTAAATCGAGCCTTCATTTCTAAcaactgaaaaatatcaacGTGTACATTGTGTACAATCAGTCACGTAATTGATGGCACATGCTTTAACTAAACGACTTCAGTTTTTCTGTCAGAACAAATTAGTTTATTACGAAAAAACCAGTAAAAACTGTTGTAAAAAGCAACTTGTACTATTACGCACTGGTTGATGGCAAATTGTTGAACTGCAGATCTCCTCGAAAGGTCAACGACCCttgaaaatagtaaaagttgctttttacaatttatttactatttttttcgtaattcatAACAAAAaactgaagtcgtttggtccatttacaaaaaagttattctaattcAAATAGAAATGAGTAACCTCCACGTTTCAGTTTAAAAAATGGACGCCCATTGGTCTCGCGTTGACTCGATTTTATGTTTCAGTGCTTGACAACGTGGTTCCCGCGTTGACGACCCACTTTTTACCGATTACACAGCCGCTGAATAATCGAGATTCCCAGCGCACACGGAAACCGTCGAACACATTGGTACACGAGCATTTCTTTTGACCATCGTGCATTGCATTATTCAACGAACGTGCTAGACTGTTGCTCTGGACATGGAGACCAATTGCTGCAGTGGAAAACTAACGGAAAAGTAACTGGATAATTATTTTGGTGAACGAAAGGTCTTCTTTTGTTCCATAAGTGTATTCAAAATCAGGCTCTACTGTATTGAATTAATCCTTTGTAGACgaggaagaaacaaatttttatttggttctagTGCCTTGTATTTGatgtagaaaatttatatttttcataaagattacACCCTTTAAAGCCATACATTTTTCTCTAACAATCTTTAGCTTCATCTACACCTTATAATCATTGTCTCATTCGTACCACATTTCTATCGACTCTGTCACCAAAAAATAAAGCTAGCACCTCTCTATCAACTCTATCACCAATCAATAAAGCTACTTGTTCCCTATCAACTCTTTCACGATGTAACTCCACAAAACAATCAGCTAACAAAAGCTAGAAAAACTACAACACCAGGTACATAGGTGGTTCACGAACAACTTTGTCAACTCGATGGCATGGCAGTGCGAAGCGCCTCAAGACCTCACAGGAACAGTCGCTAGCAGATAAGACAGCGGGTAATCAACTGTCAGGCGCAAagaggccgccgcgccgcgaggaATATTGACCCTAGACAAGCGGACACTGTTACACACCGAGTGTAAATTAGCATCTTTGTGGTGTAACGGCGGGTTATCCGATCCGGTCGGACTAGTTCGAACCCAATATATGCGTCGACAGCGGAATCACCTGGAAGCACGGTGCTCGACCGACCCAATAGCGATTGCTACGCTGCTGGTGCACCGATTTTATCAACGGGCACAATCGGCCGCACTCTGAATGAACGTCGATCGACTGATCAAACGATGCTCGATTTACGCCGCTCGTGAAATGAGTACCGTTAAGGATCTCGACGGGATAACGGCCGCGGGAACACGACGTTGACTTCCTTTGATTAGTGGCTGGTCCCGTGTCGCGTGAAATTGCATACATGTAATCGTCATCGATCATGGTCGCCACTGTGTAATTAAGGGCGTGTAGTGTTTAGCgaggaatttggaaaattataTGGAAGATTAATGGCGGACCGGTTTGAGGTGGAACGAGTGGCCCTTTTGAGATGAATACTTGagattcaatattcaaactgaatataattttgaatatacCGTTAGATCGTTGTATACAAAATGTTCGATTGTTGAAAGTGAC contains the following coding sequences:
- the Tsp5d gene encoding tetraspanin 5D isoform X1, with product MGRTGYTCIRHVFCSLNVLIWLCACGILGAGLWLRLAYSGYMTLMPYYSFASADSLLLAAGCLTFVIAFFGCCGAWFQSRCMLITYFGLVMLMFLAEFMLGTLAFTFRAHLSRSLKQELLFGIEKHYNVTYNTTKEPGTIPVIWDHIHTEFHCCGVRDYTDWFQIDAWPKEDRVPDSCCMQRKRYCGRADPEGLNKENWYKEGCVSAIQMWLVTRLHVVGTVGLVVAFLQLFGQVASMILFCTVRHKRSSYTYKSYDTTNT
- the Tsp5d gene encoding tetraspanin 5D isoform X2 — encoded protein: MTLMPYYSFASADSLLLAAGCLTFVIAFFGCCGAWFQSRCMLITYFGLVMLMFLAEFMLGTLAFTFRAHLSRSLKQELLFGIEKHYNVTYNTTKEPGTIPVIWDHIHTEFHCCGVRDYTDWFQIDAWPKEDRVPDSCCMQRKRYCGRADPEGLNKENWYKEGCVSAIQMWLVTRLHVVGTVGLVVAFLQLFGQVASMILFCTVRHKRSSYTYKSYDTTNT